The Pseudoalteromonas translucida KMM 520 genome segment TTCTAGATGATAACTACGATACCTGGTATGCGGGCAAAACCGCTACCGAAGTAGAGCTTTATATCTACGACGAGCGCAACCCTAAAACATTTTATGTTTACCCTGGCGTTACGCCTGGCATTGAGTTGACCTTAGTTTATTCAAAGGCACCGCCGGCAATTGATTCAGCGGCCAATGATTCGGGCGAAGTTATTGCGCTTGATGATGTGTATGTAAACGCCATTATTGAATGGGTTTTGTACCGCGCGTATATGAAAGATGCTGAATATGCGGCTAACCCAAACAAGAGCCAAATGCACATGAACGCATTTAGAAGCCAGCTAGGCGAAAAGAGCCAGGCTGACGTAGCGATGATGAGCGAAGAAAAGGGCAACTAACATGACAGCAAGCGCAGGCGCGTGGTATCGCGTAGGTACGGTAAACGTAACTAAAAACAATCAAATAGTAACCGGTGTAGCAACTAACTGGCAAAACGATGTTATTGCTATTGCGGTAGGTGATATTTTTACCCTAGATGCAAAGACCTGGTATGAAGTAACTGCGGTGGCAAGTGATACCAGCATTACGCTTGATCGCGGCTTTGAAGGTGCCACAGGTACGGGTAAAGCTTACGCCATTGTGCGCAATACGTCCGGCACGATATTAACGCGCATTGCGGGCCAGGTATCAGTACAGTTCAATCAAAAGCAATTGTTTTTAGATGAGCTGCGTACCTGGTTAAACTCTAACAGCGCCAGCGAAACACTAACCGATAGTCACGGCATTACGCAGTCGCTTAAAACACCATCGCAGATGGTGCGTGACCATGACAACCGCTTGGCTGAGTTAGATGAAATTCACCCATTCCCTTGGGCTATGCGTAAAGTAGAGTTTGAAGCTAGACGTGCTGTGAATAACGAAATGTTTGCAGCCAGTGGGTTCGTGTATTTTGGTAAGCAAACCACGCTCTCTGAAAACGTAGGGGAAGGTTTATCCTCCGTGGAAAGTCAGCATTGGGTTAATCAATTTCGTTTAGGGGTAAGCCCTGTAAGTAATAATATCTTTGGCAAGTCCGTGACCCATTTCCCGAAACTCAATATTGGTGGAGTGGTTACTAACTTAAGACAGATAGGCAGGGCGGCCCATGAAACTGATAATAACAGTGTGCGGCTACCTCCGGCGGAAGATGGTACGCGTACATACGATAGCGCCACAGGATTATCGGTAACTCACGCAACCCCCGAAATAGCTTTTGCTAGTGAAACAGCAACTAATAAAGTGGTTACGGACCGTGTAGATATGTGGGGGTTTGAAGCGTACTTGCGTGAAGTGAAGGATGATGACCCGTTTGTCTATGCTAATGGCTTGATCCAATCCCTAGCGGGGGATATTAATGGGGTGGCAACCTTTGTTGATACTTCGCGGCCCGAAACATACTTTTCATGGTTCGAGGGCGACGCCCCGATACGTGGGCGGGGGGTTAACTGGCAAACAGCAAGTGAAGCTAATCGCATTAAAATAGCTAGCGACCCCGCAAACAATATTTATTTTGATGATGCGACAGGTAAATTTTATCAATGGTGTGTCCGTGGTCGCAGCTTTGCGGGTGCGGGTAATGGTGACTGGCGAACTTCTAGACCGCAAAAGGCAGACACATTAGGATTCGCACAGCACCTAGCAACTACAGTGCAAATCCAAGGATCGCGTGGCGCGTTGGAGCCTCCGGCATGGGCAACAACGTACGTAGGCCGAGAACATACATCAAACAAAAATCCCTTTTTAGGGGTTTTTACCAATGTTAATCACGGCATTCCAGAGGATAACTACTTCCTAGTGTGCGGCTCTGTGAATAGGCTTAACCAAGGAGCGTACCATCCTAGCTTTAACCCCTCAGGAACGGCTAAGTGGGGGGGCGGCACCTTAGATGAGTATAACCTAGCTTATCGCTATGACTGGAGGGAAATCGGCAGTTTACCGTCTCTAGGCATGGTGGCGACGACTAGACAGCAGGCTTTCACCTTGAAATCTACCGCCCAACAGGGCTCCGGTAGTATAGGGAGTGAACCCGCCCGCCCAGATGGCCGAAACCATGACACTATTTACGCCAGCGGTCACGGTGGCCTTTGTCGTGATATGCGCTACTCAGCTTGGGGATTAACTCAAGAAGATTTTGTTGAAGCTGATTTGAATGTTAAGTCCGGTAAGTATCGCGGGCGTGAAAATCTGGCCCGCACTAAAGTAGATAAATTGGAAGTGATTAGTGATGGCTTTTCGGGTGCCGTACCTAATTACCTGTACCAAGACAGTAGGCTTAGAAATATTGGTGTTAATATGGCTTCGGGTGAGAC includes the following:
- a CDS encoding DUF6682 family protein, which codes for MAIITSNEIMQRVNKLLNDPGFTRWPKDELLNYLNDAQRAIVLRRPDSYTVDVDDFACVIGVKQSLPADALKLIDIPRNASGKAIRGPYNRQVLDDNYDTWYAGKTATEVELYIYDERNPKTFYVYPGVTPGIELTLVYSKAPPAIDSAANDSGEVIALDDVYVNAIIEWVLYRAYMKDAEYAANPNKSQMHMNAFRSQLGEKSQADVAMMSEEKGN